A genomic region of Chryseobacterium sp. KACC 21268 contains the following coding sequences:
- the tnpA gene encoding IS200/IS605 family transposase encodes MANTYTQIYIQIVFAVKGRQNLIPKEHRDELHKFITGIVSNRGQRLFAIFAMPDHVHLLVSIRPNILISDLVRDIKAGSSKFINDNKWIVGKFNWQEGYGAFSYSRSHVDNVVKYILNQEEHHKMKTFKKEYFDFLKKFDIEYDDKYVFEWIE; translated from the coding sequence ATGGCAAATACCTACACCCAAATTTATATTCAAATAGTTTTCGCAGTAAAAGGAAGACAAAACCTGATTCCAAAAGAACATCGGGATGAATTACACAAATTCATTACAGGAATAGTTTCCAATAGAGGTCAAAGATTATTCGCCATTTTTGCAATGCCAGATCACGTTCATCTGCTGGTGAGCATCAGACCGAATATTTTGATTTCGGATTTGGTAAGAGATATTAAGGCGGGTTCGTCAAAATTCATCAATGACAATAAATGGATTGTTGGTAAATTTAATTGGCAGGAAGGTTATGGCGCATTTTCATATTCTAGAAGCCATGTAGATAATGTCGTCAAATATATTTTGAACCAAGAGGAACATCATAAAATGAAAACATTCAAAAAAGAATATTTTGATTTTCTAAAGAAATTTGACATTGAATATGATGACAAATATGTGTTCGAATGGATTGAATAA
- a CDS encoding SDR family oxidoreductase, giving the protein MDDQITRREALDKLLDIITPEESAEEQENAKEESTLNESHSHLEDPTTKHPKPPFNKQFQPFPGLAAKMDPVPDHGEESYVGSGRLTGRKALVTGGDSGIGRAAVIAFAREGADVAINYLPDEESDAREVVDLIIKAGRKAVAIPGDLRDEAFCQKLVSEAVSQLGGLDILVNNAGHQKSNQSILDISTEDFDRTMKTNLYAPFWIIKAALPHLKPGSSIIGLSSVQAYDPSADLYDYAQTKAATTSYVKSLAKQLGPKGIRVNGVAPGPVWTALEVSGGQTQDKLVEFGGDTPLGRPGQPAELASIFVQFADDTGSFATGQIYGSAGGSGQP; this is encoded by the coding sequence ATGGACGATCAAATCACAAGACGAGAAGCACTCGACAAATTATTGGATATCATTACCCCTGAAGAATCTGCTGAGGAGCAGGAAAATGCAAAGGAGGAATCTACACTGAACGAAAGCCATTCGCACCTGGAAGATCCAACTACAAAACATCCCAAACCACCTTTCAACAAACAGTTTCAGCCATTTCCCGGTTTAGCAGCCAAGATGGATCCTGTGCCGGATCACGGTGAAGAAAGCTATGTGGGATCAGGAAGACTGACAGGCAGAAAAGCGCTTGTAACGGGTGGAGATTCCGGGATTGGCCGTGCAGCCGTCATTGCTTTTGCCAGAGAAGGTGCCGATGTTGCGATTAATTACCTGCCGGACGAAGAATCTGATGCGAGAGAAGTCGTAGATTTAATCATTAAAGCAGGCCGAAAAGCTGTAGCAATCCCAGGCGATCTGCGTGATGAAGCGTTTTGTCAGAAGTTGGTTTCAGAAGCTGTGAGCCAGTTGGGCGGGCTGGATATTTTGGTTAATAATGCCGGTCATCAAAAAAGCAACCAATCGATTTTGGACATCAGTACAGAAGATTTTGACCGCACGATGAAGACGAATCTTTATGCACCATTCTGGATTATCAAAGCTGCACTACCCCATTTGAAACCGGGTTCCAGTATTATTGGACTCTCATCAGTTCAGGCGTATGATCCTTCTGCTGATCTTTATGACTATGCACAGACTAAGGCAGCGACCACGAGTTATGTCAAATCTTTAGCAAAACAATTAGGACCGAAAGGGATTCGCGTGAATGGCGTTGCACCCGGACCAGTGTGGACAGCACTCGAAGTTAGTGGCGGGCAGACTCAGGATAAGCTGGTGGAATTTGGTGGCGACACCCCATTGGGACGACCAGGACAGCCTGCAGAACTGGCTTCTATTTTTGTTCAGTTTGCAGATGACACTGGCAGTTTTGCGACAGGACAAATCTATGGTTCGGCTGGCGGCAGTGGACAACCTTAA
- a CDS encoding response regulator transcription factor, whose amino-acid sequence MKTKLIIFDEQVFYTEGLSKRLTDGQIFDLVYICNSYKELSKQFNNQAPEFLMLGSNCLALTEMYTLIQDLVSQHDNIKIIVIGNFFEMSEIRKLFDKGIKSYLDINCGYNELVKSFSALNSGMIYICDSAKERMMDFLSHKKNQYGYQLKEALTKRELEVLQLICDGLSSKKICEKLFISINTVETHRKKILLKFNVKNSASVVKYAMDNHMLG is encoded by the coding sequence ATGAAAACAAAACTAATCATTTTTGATGAGCAGGTTTTTTATACCGAAGGCCTCTCTAAACGCCTTACTGATGGGCAAATTTTTGATTTGGTGTACATTTGCAATTCCTATAAAGAACTTTCCAAACAGTTTAACAATCAAGCTCCAGAATTCCTGATGTTGGGATCTAACTGCCTGGCGCTAACCGAAATGTACACTTTGATACAAGATTTGGTAAGTCAACACGATAATATCAAAATTATTGTCATCGGTAATTTTTTCGAAATGTCTGAGATCAGAAAACTTTTTGACAAAGGGATTAAGAGTTATCTGGATATTAATTGCGGATACAATGAACTTGTAAAATCTTTTAGCGCGCTGAACTCGGGAATGATTTATATCTGTGATTCTGCAAAGGAGCGTATGATGGATTTTCTAAGTCATAAAAAAAATCAGTATGGCTATCAATTAAAAGAAGCACTTACCAAAAGGGAGCTGGAAGTCTTACAGTTGATCTGTGACGGGCTGAGTAGCAAGAAAATTTGCGAAAAACTGTTTATCAGTATTAACACCGTGGAGACACATCGCAAAAAAATATTATTAAAATTCAATGTGAAAAATTCCGCGAGTGTCGTAAAGTATGCTATGGATAACCACATGTTAGGATAA
- a CDS encoding response regulator transcription factor — translation MKPKLIIFDEPVFYAEGLSKLLTDGQIFEVVHICNSTEKLYEHLNYQPPEFLMLGSNCVVLTEMYNLVQNLVCKYENIKIIVIGNCFKVAEIRKLFEKGIKSYLDINCGYQEFVKSIDALRSGLVYICDFAKDQMMNFLSHIEVNSKVPSHCLTKREMEVLKLICDGMSSKQICETLFISINTVETHRKKILLKLNVKNSAGVVKYAIENHILQ, via the coding sequence ATGAAACCAAAATTAATTATTTTTGATGAGCCCGTCTTTTACGCAGAAGGACTCTCAAAACTCCTTACAGATGGGCAAATCTTCGAAGTTGTACACATCTGCAATTCCACTGAAAAACTCTACGAACATCTCAACTACCAGCCGCCGGAATTCCTAATGTTGGGATCCAACTGTGTGGTGCTGACAGAAATGTACAACTTGGTGCAGAATCTGGTTTGTAAATATGAGAATATCAAAATCATTGTCATCGGAAATTGCTTCAAAGTGGCAGAAATCAGAAAACTATTTGAGAAAGGAATCAAAAGTTATTTGGATATTAATTGTGGCTATCAAGAGTTTGTAAAATCTATCGATGCTTTGAGATCCGGTCTTGTTTACATCTGCGATTTTGCAAAAGATCAAATGATGAATTTCCTTAGTCATATCGAAGTTAATAGCAAAGTTCCTAGTCACTGTCTTACCAAACGGGAAATGGAAGTTCTGAAACTGATCTGCGACGGTATGAGTAGCAAACAGATTTGCGAAACGCTCTTCATCAGCATCAATACGGTGGAAACCCATCGAAAAAAAATCTTATTGAAACTGAACGTGAAAAACTCTGCAGGTGTTGTGAAATACGCCATAGAAAATCACATTTTGCAGTAA
- a CDS encoding carboxypeptidase-like regulatory domain-containing protein, producing MKTIIKITVFFIFSIFLISCNEELVEETQSGILKGKVVRRGSNEPLANVKIFTTPTTSTVFSAQDGTFEIKDMPIGNYSVKAELTGFLTNFLSVNMQSQDQIVTVVFEMDDDESLNTAPSVPTLLSPTDNSENQPLELELTWNTTDPDSLDVLKYRLIVKNNLNTNVLELKDLLDKHYTLKDLKFGVSYFWQVAVSDGIHPEVFSAVSKFTTSTTPANRFHFVRKQSGNLYIVSTNEAGTSFDFTALSYNSWRPRKNNNAGVIAFLRTEGGNTHIFTAKPDGSGVFKVTTVPVSGFNNYELDFAWKTNGKELIYANFDKLYRINKDGSGQELIYTTPDGSIISECDWSYDSSKIAIKTNDFNGYNTKIYVIDMLGNTLKTVLAGVSGGSGGLDFSVDGNLLVYSHDVSGYQDGNYRQLDSHIFIYNLTDNSVRDISAESEKTNGTNDLDPRFSPNNAQVIFTNTSNDGISQKTIMMIDLSSSESDLERTTLFSNAEMPDYE from the coding sequence ATGAAAACTATTATAAAAATCACAGTCTTCTTCATTTTCTCGATCTTCCTGATTTCTTGTAATGAAGAGTTGGTAGAGGAAACACAATCCGGCATTCTCAAAGGGAAAGTCGTAAGAAGAGGAAGCAATGAACCGCTGGCAAATGTCAAAATATTTACAACACCTACAACGAGCACGGTTTTCAGTGCACAAGATGGAACTTTTGAAATCAAAGATATGCCGATTGGTAATTATTCCGTAAAAGCCGAACTGACGGGATTTCTCACTAATTTTCTAAGTGTCAATATGCAATCACAAGATCAAATTGTGACGGTCGTATTTGAAATGGACGATGACGAATCTCTAAACACAGCGCCATCTGTTCCGACTTTGCTCAGTCCTACAGATAATTCGGAAAATCAACCTTTGGAATTGGAGTTGACTTGGAACACGACAGATCCAGACAGTCTTGATGTTTTGAAATACAGATTGATCGTTAAAAATAATCTCAACACCAATGTTCTGGAATTGAAAGATCTTCTGGATAAACATTACACTTTGAAAGATCTCAAATTCGGTGTCAGCTATTTTTGGCAAGTTGCTGTTTCAGATGGGATTCATCCGGAGGTTTTCAGTGCTGTAAGTAAGTTTACAACAAGCACAACGCCTGCAAACAGATTTCATTTTGTAAGAAAACAATCTGGGAATTTATATATTGTTTCGACGAATGAAGCTGGAACAAGTTTTGACTTCACGGCGCTTTCCTACAACAGCTGGCGACCAAGAAAAAATAACAATGCCGGCGTCATCGCTTTCCTCAGAACGGAAGGTGGAAACACGCATATTTTCACAGCCAAGCCAGATGGATCGGGAGTTTTCAAAGTAACGACTGTTCCTGTTTCGGGTTTCAATAATTATGAATTGGATTTTGCGTGGAAAACGAATGGGAAAGAATTGATCTACGCTAATTTTGATAAGCTTTACAGAATCAACAAAGACGGAAGCGGACAAGAATTGATTTACACAACGCCCGATGGAAGCATTATTTCAGAATGTGATTGGAGCTATGACAGCAGTAAGATTGCAATCAAAACAAATGACTTCAATGGTTACAACACCAAGATTTATGTAATCGATATGCTCGGCAATACGCTCAAAACAGTTTTGGCGGGTGTTTCTGGTGGAAGTGGCGGTCTGGATTTTTCTGTAGATGGTAATCTTTTGGTCTATTCACACGATGTTTCTGGTTACCAGGATGGGAACTACAGACAACTGGATTCTCATATTTTCATTTACAATTTGACGGATAATTCCGTACGTGATATTTCCGCAGAAAGTGAAAAAACAAATGGAACCAACGATCTGGATCCGAGATTCTCGCCAAACAATGCACAGGTAATTTTCACAAACACATCTAATGATGGTATCTCGCAAAAAACAATAATGATGATAGATTTAAGTAGCTCAGAATCTGATCTGGAAAGAACAACCCTTTTTAGTAATGCAGAAATGCCGGATTATGAGTAA
- a CDS encoding CsgG/HfaB family protein, whose amino-acid sequence MKSIINHRNFAGVILFALMQSCSSLFNLPSNSEKSTMGEVTSYTTELKKLPPPKEKIVIGVYKFRDQTGQYKPSENGSNWSTAVPQGTTTILIKALEDSKWFVPIERENIANLLNERQIIRSTRQEYLKEADKNVQSLPPLLYAGILLEGGVISYDSNVMTGGIGARYFGIGLSSQYRQDRITIYLRAVSTLNGEILKTVYTSKTILSTSVNGNFFRYIDTERLLESEVGVTQNEPVQLAVTEAIEKAVKSLIVEGVRDKIWGSAIQDPTTYKALIEKYETEQEDNDKRIIGNKYPNNYRQKVALFANVEGQQIKGDYVNPKASVGFKLGLKYFLSDHINVELNANVLTLRNQNILARTFLVSEVNLEYLMLPKYKLSPFLYAGGGSMFSENQNFFKAQFGGGLEYLMDKNFAIRLSSQYDLGFTDNWDRLVNGKQKDQAIRVALGINFYLGKK is encoded by the coding sequence ATGAAATCAATTATTAACCATAGAAACTTTGCAGGTGTGATTCTGTTTGCACTGATGCAGAGTTGCAGTTCGCTTTTCAACTTGCCATCCAATAGTGAGAAATCTACAATGGGCGAAGTGACTTCCTACACCACGGAACTCAAAAAACTGCCTCCACCAAAAGAAAAAATTGTCATCGGTGTATACAAGTTCCGAGATCAAACAGGACAATACAAACCTTCGGAAAACGGAAGCAACTGGAGTACGGCAGTTCCACAAGGCACAACAACGATCCTTATAAAAGCGCTGGAAGACAGCAAATGGTTTGTCCCAATAGAAAGAGAAAACATCGCGAATCTCCTTAATGAAAGACAAATCATCAGATCCACAAGACAGGAATATTTGAAAGAAGCTGACAAAAATGTGCAATCACTTCCGCCACTTTTGTACGCTGGCATTTTGCTGGAAGGTGGTGTGATTTCTTATGATAGCAATGTGATGACAGGCGGAATTGGCGCCAGATATTTTGGAATTGGTCTGTCGTCGCAATATCGTCAGGATCGGATCACGATTTATCTGAGAGCGGTCTCTACGCTGAATGGCGAAATCCTGAAAACCGTTTACACTTCAAAAACAATTCTCTCGACAAGCGTGAATGGAAACTTTTTCAGATATATCGATACAGAAAGACTTTTGGAATCGGAAGTTGGCGTTACCCAAAATGAGCCAGTGCAATTGGCGGTGACAGAAGCGATTGAGAAAGCCGTGAAATCACTCATCGTAGAAGGCGTTCGCGATAAAATCTGGGGAAGTGCCATTCAGGATCCGACAACTTACAAAGCTTTGATCGAAAAATACGAAACTGAACAAGAAGATAATGACAAGCGGATCATCGGAAACAAATATCCGAACAACTACCGTCAAAAAGTAGCGCTGTTTGCCAATGTAGAAGGACAGCAGATCAAAGGTGATTATGTGAATCCCAAGGCTAGTGTCGGTTTCAAATTGGGCTTGAAATATTTTCTAAGCGATCACATCAATGTGGAACTCAACGCCAATGTCTTGACACTTCGGAATCAAAATATCCTGGCCAGAACTTTTCTTGTTTCTGAGGTCAATTTGGAATATCTGATGCTCCCAAAGTATAAATTATCACCATTCCTCTATGCAGGTGGCGGATCTATGTTTTCTGAAAATCAAAATTTCTTCAAAGCACAATTCGGTGGCGGACTGGAATATCTGATGGACAAGAACTTTGCCATTAGACTTTCCTCTCAATATGACCTTGGCTTCACAGACAATTGGGACAGATTGGTCAACGGCAAACAAAAAGATCAAGCAATCCGTGTGGCACTGGGAATCAATTTTTATCTCGGAAAAAAATAA
- a CDS encoding curli assembly protein CsgF produces the protein MKTLLMLMITVMGFLSLSAQQLVYKPINPAFGGDTFNYQWLLSSANAQNQFDDDKSDYRNLLDDMNSLSGFTDSLNRQILSQLSQKLFEDQFGDGPLTPGNYTFGSLFLEVNQTSQGLLINILDTNTGQQTEIVIPK, from the coding sequence ATGAAAACACTATTAATGTTAATGATCACCGTGATGGGATTCCTTTCCCTCTCGGCGCAACAATTGGTTTACAAGCCCATCAATCCTGCATTTGGAGGTGACACTTTCAATTATCAATGGTTGTTGAGTTCTGCCAATGCTCAGAATCAATTTGATGACGACAAGAGTGATTACAGAAATCTTCTGGATGATATGAATTCTTTGAGCGGTTTTACAGACAGTCTCAACAGGCAGATTCTGAGTCAGCTTTCTCAGAAACTTTTCGAAGATCAATTTGGGGATGGACCGCTGACGCCAGGAAACTACACATTTGGATCCTTGTTTCTGGAGGTCAATCAGACTTCGCAAGGATTGCTGATCAACATTTTGGACACCAATACTGGTCAGCAGACAGAGATTGTCATTCCGAAGTAA
- the csgH gene encoding curli-like amyloid fiber formation chaperone CsgH, with amino-acid sequence MKNLYTLMFSAFILFPFLKMKGQDDKKIVAKIESKNTEGQIKLSAVVTNNSDTYQELNYLLISIKKGNGGNISNNKQSGKFSINPSETKKLSEISVNLNSKDALKTFLYIRDEQTKTLISKDSLVVNSNDFQQTARKLEEEKYSELKGLTIDETKSKIGKDFYDAFYMQYNQLTEKSNYTITISELPSRGTTGQIIVTIDDKQIYSFFTNPNEDYLKEQLAMTFRNIKDYNAKKNLIRNEFLY; translated from the coding sequence ATGAAAAATCTATATACCCTGATGTTTTCCGCTTTTATTTTATTTCCTTTTCTCAAAATGAAAGGTCAGGACGATAAAAAGATTGTGGCGAAAATCGAAAGTAAAAACACAGAAGGCCAGATAAAGCTGAGCGCTGTCGTGACCAACAATTCTGATACCTATCAGGAACTCAACTATCTTTTGATTTCTATTAAAAAAGGCAACGGCGGAAATATTTCCAACAACAAACAAAGTGGCAAGTTTTCTATCAATCCATCCGAAACGAAAAAACTGTCCGAGATCAGCGTGAATCTCAATAGCAAAGATGCGCTGAAAACCTTTCTCTACATCCGAGACGAGCAAACCAAAACGCTCATTTCAAAAGATAGCCTTGTCGTTAATTCCAATGATTTCCAGCAAACTGCAAGAAAACTGGAAGAGGAAAAATATTCTGAGCTGAAAGGTCTTACGATTGATGAGACCAAAAGCAAAATCGGGAAGGATTTCTATGACGCCTTTTATATGCAGTACAACCAACTGACGGAGAAAAGCAATTACACGATCACCATCAGCGAGCTACCGTCCAGAGGAACCACAGGACAAATCATCGTAACCATAGATGATAAGCAGATCTACAGCTTTTTCACCAATCCGAATGAAGATTATTTGAAAGAACAATTGGCGATGACTTTTCGAAATATCAAAGACTATAATGCCAAGAAAAATCTGATCAGAAATGAATTCCTATACTAA